The nucleotide window AAAGGTTGTGATGGTGAATATGTTAAAGGAATGTCAGAATGTAAGTGTGTGGGCTGGGTGTTGATATCGGTATTGGGAGTTAGAAACTGAGATGTGGGTAAAGATTGTGAAGTGGGAGATGTAGTTTTATAAGGAAAGATTTGTTCACAAAAAATGACATCTCGAGAGTAAAAAATAGATTGGATGAGTAAATTGAACAACTTGTAGCCTTTGATGCCAAATGGATATCCAAGCATAATGCATTTTCTTACTCTAGAGTCAAATTtatgtatgttttgttttagaGTAGATGCATAGCAAAGACAACCGAAGTTTCTCAAGTGTTGATAGGttggtttggttttaaaaagGAGTTGGTATGGgctattgttttgtaaattggGGGATGATGTTCTGTTAATGAGATAGGTAGTGGTTAAAATACAATCATTCCAAAAAGATAAAGGAACACCAGATTGAAATTTTAAGGCACAAGCAACATTCAAAATGTGTTGATGCTTTTGTTCTACAACCTCATTTTGTTGAGGGCTTTCGACACAAGTTTTTTGTGAACAATTcctttttgcataaaaaatcagtcattaaaaattcatttcattatcAGATCGAAGGGCTTTAAGTTTTGTTTGGAATTGTGTTTCAATTAATGAGCAAAAAGATTGAAGTAAACGTCGAGTTTGGGATTTGTTTTTCATCAAATAGACCCAAGTGGATCTGGTAAAATCATCAATgatggttaaaaaatattttgagccATCGTATGCCATCTGGGAACAAggtccccaaatgtcacaatggaTGAGGTCAAATGGTTTTGAGGCGTGGTTATTGCTAAGAGAAAAAGGTAATCTGTGATGTTTTGATAAATGACATGTAGAGCATGGAACAATTGAATTTATAGAAGGTAAAAgatgtaaatatttttgtaataaggATAGTCGTGAGTCAGACAAGTGACCCAGTCTACAATGCCATAAATTGTGAATATGTTGCTGAGAGGTAACAGCGGCAGAAACAGGTTGTTTGCTAAAAGGTAAAGTGGATAAGATGGAAGATAAGGCTGTGGGAGGCACTCCTGTAAATCGAAGATGGTAAAGACCATTGACAACctcacccttcccaatcgtgCTCCAAGAAAAAAGGTTCTACACATAACACTCATTAGTAGAGAAAACAAAGCAAGAATTGATATCCTGAACTAATTTTTTTGCTGAGATGAGAATGAATTTAAAAGAGGAGATGCATAAAACATCTTTGAGAGTGAAGGCAGAGTTAAGTGTAACAATGCCTTTGTGAGTAACTTTGGTATGATTACTATTTGGAAAGCTGACTTTAAAGTCAACTATTTTGGGTGAGGAAGTATAACAGAAGgtgcaacagatcatatgatatGTTGCACCGGTGTCAATTATCCAAAGAATATAATGTGAAGATTTTGCATGAGAAACTAAGAAGCAGGAAGGTATATCAGGCATGCTTGAAGGGGAAGGGCAAACTGGAGATGGATCGATGGACTGAACCTGATTTACTGCTTGTGTACCGTGTGACTGGAGCAAAGCAATAATGTACTAATATTGCTCTTTAGTTAGACCTGCTTAAGAGTTCTCATTGATCTGTTCTGTGAGAGAGACTAATTTGGTTGATAGAAAGGTCAGACCCTTTGGATCGAGTGGCAAGCTTATGGCCAGGAGGATAGCCATGCAATTTGTAGCACCTCTCTGCAGTGTGACCAACGAGATTGCAATGTGTACATGTGGGTTTGTCAAGGTTTGGATTGGCCTTAAAGCACTTTTCCAGAGAATGACCTGAGACTTTGCAAAAGGTACAAAACAATTTTTCTCGATGTTGGGAGGTAAAAGGCTTGGGAATATATCGGTTGGGTGAATATTGAGTTTTGGTAGCTAAAGCCAATGTGTCATGGAGATTGGGAAGATTAGAGATCTGCTTACGTTTCTCTTCTTGTTGGACGAGAGCATAAACTTCACTCAAGGATGGAGTGGGTTTGAGAAGAATAATCTAAGCTTTGATGTTGCCGAATGAGTCATGGAGTCCCATGAGAAATTTCATCATCCAATCACGTTGTTGATTCTCAAGAACAAGTTTCAGGGCACCACATGAGCATGATGGAATAGACTCAAAATTAAGAAGTTCATCAAACAGACCTTCAATTTGGAGAAGTAAAGACTGACAGAATCATTACCTTGGGTGAGATTGTGAATGGATTGTTTTAATTCATAGATACGTTCCCATTATTTTGGGCAAAACGTTGCTCGAGTTCAAGCCACAAATCATGGGCAGTGTCAACATAAACGACACTGTTTTTACTTTCAAGGGACATCGCATTTTGGAGTCAAGTTATAACCATGTCATTCCATTCAAGCCATGGTTCTAACAAGGCATCCGTGGAAGAAGGTTTAAGAAAAGTACCATCAATGAACCCTAGTTTCTTCTTGATTTTTAGTGAACGACGCACAGTGCGTGCCCAGGAGTGGTAGTTTTCAGCAGTAAGGGGGTGATTGGTGAGTAGCGTTGTTGGACCATCATTGTGGTTAAGAAAGTAAGGACTATAAGGGTCTTTTGGGTTGCAGTTGATTTTGGTGGTATTTTCAGTAGTCATTGAAAAGcataagagaagaaaaaaaatagagaaagacgATGGGATTTAAcctggctcttgataccatgttggTTTTGGTAACTTTGGTCATTTGCAGAGAAGTAGAGTAATGAAATGCAGAGAATAAGTTGGTTTCAAGAAAGTGCGTTGCTTGCACTTTTTCATTTACTTTACAGTGTACTGCATTGCCTATTTATAGTAAGTataaaggaataaaagaataagaatCCCTAACTAATTTGTTCAGTCTATGTAAAACAGAATTACAGCTCATTGTTTTTCAGAAGCATCTTTGTTGAGTTGGAGCGTGATTATAATGGCTTGCTAAGGTGACTCTAACAGATTGTACCATTTTGACGCTCCATATTTGATAATCAGGTATCTCGACTCCTACAAGGTTTTGAAGCTTCTCGTCTGCTCCATGCTTTTGGCATTGCTCGTTGTTTCTTTCCCATTGATAGGATCCACCATTAGAGGATTCTCAACCTCTTCGCCAGCCATTATTTTGGATGCTAAAGTTGTCAATGATCTGGTCAATCCCGAAGTTTTTCCATTGATCTTCTGTGATTTGACGAACGAATGCCTCCTGAAAGTGGGAGAGAAAGTTGTTTTCCTAAGCAATGGGGCGGAGGAAACCATATACAGCTCGCTTTAAATTTTAAGGGAAATGAAATGGACCTCATCTTTGTCACGGATTTGAAGCAACATAACTCAATTCTGAGCAAAATGTTTGACTTCGTCTGGGTATCTAACTTCCCTACCGCCGCAGATTTCATTGACCAGACTAGATCTCAAGATTGACGACATTGTCACCATTGAACTCGGCGAAAATCCATCAGTTCCATTCTCAAGATCATCCAACTATAAAATCGTCTACCTCAAGTAGTTGGACTCGACTATCATCGTCATGAAGAAAACCAATCTTGCTATTGCCAAGAAGGCAACACTCAAGAACCTCAAAGACGTGCTCCTTGAGCCACCACGAGTGGCTTCAGGCAAATCAAGCCACTATTTAAAACGAACCCGATACCTTCCCGATTTAATGGGCGATAGCCTGGAGGGCTACCCACGACGTGTGTTCATAGATCTTACTGGAGAAGGAAGGCGGCAGCGAAACCAACTGGTTTGAAAGGCATTGCTCGACTAGGAATAAAAGACTTTGAGATGTACAAGACAGAGACAGTGACAGAGGAGTCTTCAGGGAAGGAGGTAACACGAATCGGGATGTCGGGGTGGTTGAAGAGAATGTGATGGAAGAAGAGTACGTGGTGATGAAGGCAAAGGCagaggtggtggaggagatggtTAAGAGCAAGGTGATAAAATTAGTGGACGAGCTTTTTCTTCGAATGCAAACCGTAGGGGAACGAAGTCCATGAAGGCAAGATAGggaataataacaattaaaggAGCCAAAGTGCTTATGGGGAGTGCTTTGCATTGTACGGACGACTAAGGGATGAAAGTGTTGCAGTGCACTAGTGTGGGGTTGACGATCGACAAGGATCAAGAGAACAAACATCTTATGAGAATTAATTGATCACGTGTTTTGCACTGTAGTACTAAATGTTACAGATATGCATATATACGTTGTCGCTGGAAATTTGGTTGGATTCTTCTTAATTTCCTTCAATTTCTTAGTTCGATCCCTAGCTTAGTTCTTATTCATTGTTGAGGGGAGTAGTCATGATCAGGAAGTTTTCCAATGTTCTTAATTACGTTTAATTGCTATGAAGTGCATGGTTgttaatcctatatatatatatatatggttatgtATTGTtgttgtgcatgcatgcatgtgtcttGAATATGCTCGTGAATGAATTACCATACACAGGATGATATACATGATGAATGTTtgggaggaagaagatgatcaaTTTCATATCTTTATCCGAATTTGAATAGAGTGGATGGAAGGAAcgtgaataaataaattaagtattGATATTTATTAGCGAAATTCATTAGAGttttttgaataacattaaCGTTTGGAAactaaaccaaactcaactcatctcaattcatcattataactttttcaaattttaacataaaatataataaacaattcaattttttcaaatctcaaaataataataatatttaaaaataatattataacgatattttataatctcaactcaacttaattcaactcagttcaacatctaaacacactctaaatacttaataaatactTTATGGTCACACCTTAATCACTTATTTAAAAGTCAATGATGAACCTCTCCTTCCATCATAAGGATACACAATCTATGAAATCTTTAATCTACATATGAAACCCTTGGACTGTCAGTGTCCACCTTATGACACCAGTAAAAGAGCAGAGCTTAAACTTGCATTATCAAACTTCGTATAAATCAAGGGCTTGGGCCGTCGTTTGCAAATTATTCCTAGGGAATCTGTCTGTACAGTCTCGGGCCTCGGCTCCAGTTGTGCTGTGTGTTGGGTTGGACCGAGTTTATCTGTTGAATTAcgtcataaataaaatataataaataattttataataattaaatattatataataaaatgagagataattcaaataatgatgagtaacattacaatataaaaaaaataaaaataaactagccTACATCGTTAGTCGTAGACAGGTATGAAAAAGTCACGAAATTGATATGATCATACTAGACATTCTCCATCAACAACATCAAGTCTTATAAACACTTCGATCTCTTTTAGATATacaaacggtttcatctcatctcattattataatttttttaaattctaacataaaatataataaataattcaactttttctaatcctaaaataataataatattttattcaactttcaacttttatttaaaactatctcattattcaaacggaGGCTTTATCGgcaacaaaaaaatacatataaacctctaaaatataaaaaaaaaaaaaaaagatattaatttaattacccGTCACGCTTGATCATAGATATTgtaattaaaatgttaaaaatgcTGCAAATAAGATTTCTCAAATTCAGCCTCGGCGTATTTATGAATTTGGACGTAAattagagggaaagaaatgaacaaatagtaaagaaaaagaaacgagCATTATGGTCAAAAGTGGTCACGAAGGTCGCACACGCAAACAGCTATgtaaattaaaaccaaacacCTACGAATTGACAAAATgcagagaaaaaataaattatgcagcCACCGACCTTGACCCACCCTCACACGATCAACAAAAGCCTCCTCGTGCTTTCTCATTAGCTAATGATGCTTTAGTCCAATCCTACTCATTTTTTTGACATAAATTTCTCCAACAACATCATTACCCCACCACTACAAACTAaataactcttttattttttttcaagcatcTATTTATATaagaagacattttatttttatttttatttttattttatgagtatcctaaaaagttttttttcttatttattaaagtaaaaaaaaaaaaagataaaaaagaaaatgacaatgAGCTATCCTAATTAATGAAATGATATATTAGAGTGTGTAAAGgtcgtgtattttttttaaaaaataataaatttaattttttaataataaatttaatttttgtttaaaaaaatacgtaaCACTTGTAGAAATTATAATTGTATCTACTATCTGACATTAATCATCTTATTAGACTTGTTATCTCCCACCTAATCAAGTACGTACAGACCGTCCGATTCCATATAGACGTCCCCACAATCAATCACATCAGGCAAGCAGTCTTCTAAGGACGAGGAATGGAATCAATCCATGGAGCCGGTTTAGCTCCCGGTTTGAACTGGGTCCGTCGCCAAGTTGGACCGAATATTTGATGACCGAAGAATTCAGTGATTCACGCCTCTCCAGAGCATGAAAACAATACATATTCCTTTCCCCGATCATTAAAATTACAATAGAagtgttttaataaaataaaaattaataatattattaaataattagttcAGCTTATTTTGTAGATCAgacaaatgttttattttattttttttaaatttttaaataaaatataataaataatttatttttttaattttaaaataataatcatattaaaaaataatattttatttaattttaattattcatgtCGATCAAAATTCTCTTATCTTTTTTCCCATGTCCGATTTCCGAATTAACCCCTTTCtcctcactctcactctcacttcCCTCGTCTGAAATTTCCTTGTCCAAGAATTTGACACTGACATTCTCTCTCTTGCCTGTACGTTTTAGTTTTCGAAATCCCCACCGTCTTTCGGCTCCGATAGGTTGATATCCTGCATGCTTAACCTCCGGCGCCGTAGGCCACAACACAGCCGTGACCGGCGAATCTATATGTGCGGTGGCGGTTTTGGGGTTTCTTTGATTTGGTTTTTCTGGATGCGTTTTGGGTGCGGGATAAATGCGTGATACCGGCTTTTTGTTAGGGTTTCCGAGCCTGGTGCTTGTTGCGTGCGTGCTTGCTCCGGTGATCGGGTTCGTAATTCGGCGAAAATGGCGGCTCGCCGTGGCGAGAAAGGAGGAGATCAAGCGGTTGTTAGTACTGGCCGCCGAAGAGGCCGCAAGAGCCGAGCTCGAGGTGTCGTCCGGGTACGGTGTAGGTGCCCTTGCCGCATGTGAGGTTCCGATTTCGACGAGTTATCATCAGTGCGCCGTGTGTTATTCCCCTACCACTACCCGTTGTGCCCGATGCAAGGTCGTCCGATACTGGTACGAGTTTATTTCTCTTCGATGATCTTTTTGATTGGTTTGGTAGTTTGGTTTCAGAATCGGTATAATTGTTCAATTTGGGGATAATTCTTCAGAATTGGTATAATTATCTTACACATTATCATGTTACTGTATGTTCTAAAACTTTAAGAGCAATTGTTGGTTATCTTATGGAGTTGCGTACTGGCCCCGAACCCGCATTTGGACTATGAGTGGCACATGTTAGGAAGAACAGGGAGGTGATCTTCTATGAGCTCCATGAGGCTGTGACAGAGCAACACGTGCTCATTGCAATCACTGCTTAATATTATGGCTGCcggtttcaaaattttgacaacGTATGGAATGTACTCTTTGTGACTGGAAGAGTTCGGTACCTTGAACTCCAATGAGTATATCCTTCTATATAAAGTGAAGGTTGGCacctttttttaaatagatggTATCGTGCTGGTGGAGAAAAGAACATCCAGTACATTCTAATTGCACTATGTGTTCTTTGTGACAACATCGTAGAGAGCTATCGTTTCCCCCACCATGTATCATGTGTTGacttagttataaaaaaaagtgtagatCACCTCGTTTTGGTCAAGTAAAGTTTTAATTGCTTGCCATTTTCTGTTTATGCACTCAAAATATGTTAAACTGgtttcttgtatacttcctgtgtacttgggcattgcctattTACATGgatcaataaaacttcttacttatgaaaaaaaaaaaagttaaactggtatacttcgagttagtgacataagaatttgaattttgtaGCTCCGGCAAATGCCAGATAATCCATTGGAGACAAGGTCACAAGGAGGGATGTTATCCTCCTGGTACCACTCAGCAGATTATTGATGTGGGAAGCAAGGTGACAGTTCAAGATGACCATAAAACTAGTGGTAGCAGTTTTGAGACTGAAGGTAGGTTTTGTGCAAATCCAAGCGAAAGATTTCCTGGGGAACCTGTTTATTCCAGTCATGGCTTGTCTCCTGATTCTCCATCTGAGAAGATTGATGATAAGAAATCTGAGTTCCTGCAAGATAGTAAAGGAACTAGTTCTGATTCTGAAACATCAAGTATGTCATTTTCAGGATTTTCTACTTCCACTACCAGTGGCAAAGTATCTGATGATGTTTCCGAGGGTGAGAGCACAGACTCAAATGAGTCCCAGGGATCAGATGTACATCTGTCTGTTAATAATCCCCTCGACATTCATGAGACCATTTCTAGTGTTAAGCACATAAATCAAAGCCAGGCATTGTTGCCAAAGTTTGCTAGTTTAGTCTATTCTGTAGATAGCCTTACCAAAGCTAATAAATTAAATCAGACCAAACCCAATCGTAGAGATGGAGAAAGTGGTTGTGCCTCAACTAGTTCTTCGGGTTTGGGAAGTAGTTGCATGCTCAAGGATTCAATTGCTGAACCCCGTACGGTGTCGGCTGGTTTTTGGGGGACAACTCTCGACTCCATTGGGTCCAAAATTGATACCTCTGATAATTATGTTTTGTCAAATTCTCATGGAGTTGGTGACAGCAAATTATCTGACTCTGGGTCTGTCTTAAGTTTTTCATTCAGCTTGTCTGAAACAACACCTTTGCCTGCACAAGATGCTAAGGTAAAAGGCATTGTATCAGATGATGCTTTTCCCTGTGCTTTGCGTATCATTAAGTCTGTTCATGGGGCAGCATtgtcagaaaatatttgtgCTGATGTTCCAAACAAAAACTCTGCATCCCTGAATGAAGGGTCTAGCCATATGGATAATGATGCTAGCTGTGATTCACATTCGTTGAAGTGCATTAAAGTCGAATCTAtgtcctcttcctcttcatatGTTCATCTATCTTCAAATGCTCTTCGAGATTCAATAAGTTCAGATGCTTCAAATGTCATTAACTTGCCATCCTCGAGCTCTGAAAGGTTGAAGCATGACACTGATGACCCTGAAAGTACTTCACATCTTTTGAAGTCCAGAGGAGTCAGATGTTTATCATCCAGTGCTTTTGATGTTCGTGTAGCCTCTAGTGCTCAGGGACATTCAGTTCCTGTGGATAAATCGGGAAAGGTTGATGGTGTTCAGGCTAGTGCTGCTATATCCTCTCACGTTAGGAGTGGCTTGAAAACATCTGTACAGGAGTTTGCTGACCAGTTCAGAGGATCTAATTTATCAAGACACTGCACGGTAGGCGATGGATGTGAGGTTTCTGCAAGATACACGGACAAGGTTTTACTTCAATTGTTGTGTTTGtatctataaattttaatttttgaatgcattagaatttttttttttttggttgactTTGTGTCTTGTTTTTTGCAGGGGAATTTTCCATACGAATTGTTTGTCAAGCTCTATAATTGGAATTCAATAGAATTTCGTCCTTGTGGTCTTATAAATTGTGGGAACAGGTAATGTAAGTGGTAGCTGTTTATGGGAAGCTTGTACTTGAAATTTGCTCTGGCTCTATCCACAAATATTTTTGCATGCACACAGATGCCCTACTATTTGCTAGTGTCAGAAAATGTCTATCTCCTAGTGTCTGTCTTGCTAGTAAGCTGTCGCATGAGTCTCAACTTGCTAGATGGTTTGCTTTTGTCTTGGTAAATATGTTCTGTCTATGCATAGTATAGCTCCATCTTGTGTTGTGAGATCCTACTGTTATGTGTAGAAGAGGTAgcttctttctccatttctgTATGTCAAGATGGactaaaattttcagattttgttttcttttctgccTTTTCATTGTGTCGGTATCCACTTTCTAAAGGAATGCTCTCATACTGCTATATCCTATTTTCCCCTTGCAGCTGTTATGCTAATGCTGTGCTCCAGTGCTTGGCATTTACACCTCCTTTGACTGCTTATTTTCTTCAAGGGCTTCATTCGAAATCATGTATGTTTATGGTGACAGGCTCCATTATGAATTCATCAAGTGGTGACTATTTGTGTAAAAATCAAACGCGACATTTGTATAGGAtccaaatctatttattattcatttcttattttctatgTCAGGCGTAAAGAAAGAAGGGTGTTTCACCTGTgagtttgaaagtttaataTTGAAAGCAAGGGAGGGGAATTCTCCACTCTCTCCTATTGGGATACTTGGGAAACTTCAAAATATTGGCAATCAGCTTGGTAATGGGAGGGAGGAGGACGCCCATGAGTTTTTGAGGTGTGCTTTTAAATTTCTGGCCAAAGTAAATGATTTTATGCCTTTGCCATGTTTTTTATGGATCACTTTTAAAATTAACTGAAGATTTTAAATAACAGGTATGCTATTGATACAATGCAATCTGTTTGCCTTAAGGAAGCTGGGCTAGATGCATCAGGCCCCTTGGAAGAAGAAACCACTCTAATAGGCCTCACATTTGGCGGTTACCTCCGTTCAAAGGTATTTGGTGGTCTTTATGATGATATATGTCCAACCATTGCACTTTATCCATCTTGCGTGAGAATTGTATCTTTGTTGGCCAGATCTATCTTAAAGAAGGACGT belongs to Juglans regia cultivar Chandler chromosome 8, Walnut 2.0, whole genome shotgun sequence and includes:
- the LOC109003558 gene encoding ubiquitin carboxyl-terminal hydrolase 16-like produces the protein MRDTGFLLGFPSLVLVACVLAPVIGFVIRRKWRLAVARKEEIKRLLVLAAEEAARAELEVSSGYGVGALAACEVPISTSYHQCAVCYSPTTTRCARCKVVRYCSGKCQIIHWRQGHKEGCYPPGTTQQIIDVGSKVTVQDDHKTSGSSFETEGRFCANPSERFPGEPVYSSHGLSPDSPSEKIDDKKSEFLQDSKGTSSDSETSSMSFSGFSTSTTSGKVSDDVSEGESTDSNESQGSDVHLSVNNPLDIHETISSVKHINQSQALLPKFASLVYSVDSLTKANKLNQTKPNRRDGESGCASTSSSGLGSSCMLKDSIAEPRTVSAGFWGTTLDSIGSKIDTSDNYVLSNSHGVGDSKLSDSGSVLSFSFSLSETTPLPAQDAKVKGIVSDDAFPCALRIIKSVHGAALSENICADVPNKNSASLNEGSSHMDNDASCDSHSLKCIKVESMSSSSSYVHLSSNALRDSISSDASNVINLPSSSSERLKHDTDDPESTSHLLKSRGVRCLSSSAFDVRVASSAQGHSVPVDKSGKVDGVQASAAISSHVRSGLKTSVQEFADQFRGSNLSRHCTVGDGCEVSARYTDKGNFPYELFVKLYNWNSIEFRPCGLINCGNSCYANAVLQCLAFTPPLTAYFLQGLHSKSCVKKEGCFTCEFESLILKAREGNSPLSPIGILGKLQNIGNQLGNGREEDAHEFLRYAIDTMQSVCLKEAGLDASGPLEEETTLIGLTFGGYLRSKIKCTKCQGKSERQERMMDLTVGIEGDIETLEEALHQFTDTEILDGENKYRCSRCKSYERAKKKLTITEAPNILTIALKRFQSGKFGKLNKPIQFPEILDLAPFISGTSDKSPIYRLYGVVVHLDVMNASFSGHYVCYVKNVQNKWFKIDDSTVTPVELEGVLTKGAYMLLYARCSPRAPRFIRNKTISWDPRNKAIPSWISGKNTISKSNAAQSFQVSIPPDSSASFESFNTRSLQLQRIPEEDSSSDSSSLLSNSDEGSCGTDSTRDSTSTDELSDFIFGESGQSWNSPSRSPDSNTSSSSPSPSPSRHSPNSYSEPDALGFTGTSRSQAEGSVPFLHSDTTRHCRKLVTNSSCRETESERLGSNPSRDVNSGISFKKSMRERRD